From the genome of Mixophyes fleayi isolate aMixFle1 chromosome 2, aMixFle1.hap1, whole genome shotgun sequence, one region includes:
- the BCL7B gene encoding B-cell CLL/lymphoma 7 protein family member B isoform X2, which produces MEFGWATCEEKLFCDWINITERKQCLSKKSCVWLLWKWATDAMEGEKKWVTVGDTSLRIFKWVPVIDGRDKEKLKGNAHLDQTSSTANSSLLLEFQDETSNQSSLSDVYQPKVESSTSSPSPLHSESPSPVHTSDSQPPTLGQESLDEPSVPAAEVTDEPPTLTKEEPALSAAQAADLDESGAPPLKRVCPEVPSLPPTALKS; this is translated from the exons CGAAAGCAATGCCTGTCAAAGAAATCCTGTGTGTGGTTGCTATGGAAATGGGCCACAGATGCAATGGAAGG GGAGAAAAAGTGGGTGACAGTCGGTGACACATCCCTGCGGATATTTAAGTGGGTTCCTGTTATCGATGGAAGAgat AAGGAGAAACTGAAGGGAAACGCGCATCTGGACCAAACCTCATCGACTGCCAACTCCTCTCTCCTGCTGGAATTTCAGG ATGAGACCAGTAACCAAAGCTCCCTGTCTGACGTATACCAACCAAAGGTGGAAAGCAGCACCTCCAGCCCCAGCCCCCTTCATAGCGAGTCCCCCAGTCCAGTGCACACATCTGACTCTCAGCCCCCAACGCTGGGACAGGAGAGTCTGGATG agcCCTCTGTGCCTGCTGCTGAGGTCACTGATGAACCACCCACTCTGACAAAGGAGGAGCCAGCTCTttctgccgctcag GCCGCCGATCTGGATGAGTCCGGAGCACCACCCTTGAAGAGAGTGTGCCCAGAGGTGCCTTCACTTCCCCCCACTGCTTTAAAGAGTTAG
- the BCL7B gene encoding B-cell CLL/lymphoma 7 protein family member B isoform X5 produces MYSGLKESRSVPHLREKKWVTVGDTSLRIFKWVPVIDGRDVCIKKNFLKKEKLKGNAHLDQTSSTANSSLLLEFQDETSNQSSLSDVYQPKVESSTSSPSPLHSESPSPVHTSDSQPPTLGQESLDEPSVPAAEVTDEPPTLTKEEPALSAAQAADLDESGAPPLKRVCPEVPSLPPTALKS; encoded by the exons ATGTACAGTGGGCTCAAGGAAAGCAGAAGTGTGCCACACCTTAG GGAGAAAAAGTGGGTGACAGTCGGTGACACATCCCTGCGGATATTTAAGTGGGTTCCTGTTATCGATGGAAGAgatgtatgtataaaaaaaaactttttaaag AAGGAGAAACTGAAGGGAAACGCGCATCTGGACCAAACCTCATCGACTGCCAACTCCTCTCTCCTGCTGGAATTTCAGG ATGAGACCAGTAACCAAAGCTCCCTGTCTGACGTATACCAACCAAAGGTGGAAAGCAGCACCTCCAGCCCCAGCCCCCTTCATAGCGAGTCCCCCAGTCCAGTGCACACATCTGACTCTCAGCCCCCAACGCTGGGACAGGAGAGTCTGGATG agcCCTCTGTGCCTGCTGCTGAGGTCACTGATGAACCACCCACTCTGACAAAGGAGGAGCCAGCTCTttctgccgctcag GCCGCCGATCTGGATGAGTCCGGAGCACCACCCTTGAAGAGAGTGTGCCCAGAGGTGCCTTCACTTCCCCCCACTGCTTTAAAGAGTTAG
- the BCL7B gene encoding B-cell CLL/lymphoma 7 protein family member B isoform X1, with amino-acid sequence MEFGWATCEEKLFCDWINITERKQCLSKKSCVWLLWKWATDAMEGEKKWVTVGDTSLRIFKWVPVIDGRDVCIKKNFLKKEKLKGNAHLDQTSSTANSSLLLEFQDETSNQSSLSDVYQPKVESSTSSPSPLHSESPSPVHTSDSQPPTLGQESLDEPSVPAAEVTDEPPTLTKEEPALSAAQAADLDESGAPPLKRVCPEVPSLPPTALKS; translated from the exons CGAAAGCAATGCCTGTCAAAGAAATCCTGTGTGTGGTTGCTATGGAAATGGGCCACAGATGCAATGGAAGG GGAGAAAAAGTGGGTGACAGTCGGTGACACATCCCTGCGGATATTTAAGTGGGTTCCTGTTATCGATGGAAGAgatgtatgtataaaaaaaaactttttaaag AAGGAGAAACTGAAGGGAAACGCGCATCTGGACCAAACCTCATCGACTGCCAACTCCTCTCTCCTGCTGGAATTTCAGG ATGAGACCAGTAACCAAAGCTCCCTGTCTGACGTATACCAACCAAAGGTGGAAAGCAGCACCTCCAGCCCCAGCCCCCTTCATAGCGAGTCCCCCAGTCCAGTGCACACATCTGACTCTCAGCCCCCAACGCTGGGACAGGAGAGTCTGGATG agcCCTCTGTGCCTGCTGCTGAGGTCACTGATGAACCACCCACTCTGACAAAGGAGGAGCCAGCTCTttctgccgctcag GCCGCCGATCTGGATGAGTCCGGAGCACCACCCTTGAAGAGAGTGTGCCCAGAGGTGCCTTCACTTCCCCCCACTGCTTTAAAGAGTTAG